The Vigna unguiculata cultivar IT97K-499-35 chromosome 6, ASM411807v1, whole genome shotgun sequence genome contains a region encoding:
- the LOC114187263 gene encoding uncharacterized protein LOC114187263 isoform X6, whose amino-acid sequence MVIRVLGYFGFNKPKILFVLIGLPNSYLILLESQYLMKASRYKDFKESLQKVSGGKSTELASNGRSCTVNTIFWNTIQLLFPQEIEARKVVGSLNSEQKAQKLSLETIFYANLRNTSIQPSGGASSINNSRRVVALTTTTQEDEDVALAIRFQRNIDEQSPRTT is encoded by the exons ATGGTCATAAGGGTGTTGGGGTATTTTGGCTTCAACAAGCCCAAGATTCTATTTGTCTTGATAGGATTGCCCAACAGTTATTTGATTCTGTTGGAAAGTCAATATTTGATGAAAGCTTCAAG gTATAAGGATTTCAAGGAATCCCTTCAGAAGGTATCTGGTGGAAAATCAACTGAGCTAGCCAG CAATGGACGATCATGCACTGTAAACACAATCTTCTGGAACACAATCCAGCTCCTGTTTCCCCAAGAAATTGAGGCAAGAAAAGTAGTTGGCTCCTTAAATAGTGAGCAAAAAGCTCAAAAATTAAGTcttgaaacaatattttatgCTAACCTAAGGAATACAAGCATACAACCTTCTGGTGGGGCATCAAGCATAAACAATTCAAGGAGGGTTGTGGCACTGACAACAACAACACAGGAGGATGAGGATGTTGCATTGGCTATAAGGTTCCAGAGAAATATTGATGAACAAAGCCCAAGAACAACTTGA
- the LOC114187263 gene encoding nuclear pore complex protein NUP85-like isoform X4 yields the protein MLVKRKLQIFVSNKKRHFHAANLRLKPILLFYCASLNHNVQLIAPIYFSLCMKQGMGLLENSLYRQFVQHNNVLLKNIEIFHLYELDGISSNIMKQWEGMIELLGSESKPVGGLEFLHKYKDFKESLQKVSGGKSTELARQVVGSLMLLPTPCDKHPSTWENHPQKLVVKDNTLTSLSSMDDHAL from the exons ATGCTTGTAAAACGTAAGCTTCAAATCTTCGTCTCGAATAAGAAAAGACATTTTCACGCTGCGAATCTTCGTCTGAAACCAATTTTGCTCTTCTATTGTGCATCTCTCAATCACAACGTTCAATTA ATagctccaatatatttttcattgtgCATGAAGCAAGGAATGGGCTTGTTAGAGAATTCATTGTATAGGCAATTTGTTCAACACAATAATGTGTTGCTTAAG AACATTGAAATATTCCACTTGTATGAGCTTGATGGTATTAGTTCAAACATTATGAAG CAATGGGAAGGCATGATTGAACTTCTAGGTTCTGAATCTAAGCCTGTTGGGGGTCTTGAGTTTTTGCACAA gTATAAGGATTTCAAGGAATCCCTTCAGAAGGTATCTGGTGGAAAATCAACTGAGCTAGCCAGGCAGGTTGTAGGCTCCCTCATGCTG TTGCCAACACCTTGTGATAAGCACCCAAGCACTTGGGAAAACCATCCTCAAAAGCTAGTTGTTAAGGATAATACACTCACCAGCTTATCAT CAATGGACGATCATGCACTGTAA
- the LOC114187263 gene encoding nuclear pore complex protein NUP85-like isoform X3, with protein sequence MLVKRKLQIFVSNKKRHFHAANLRLKPILLFYCASLNHNVQLIAPIYFSLCMKQGMGLLENSLYRQFVQHNNVLLKNIEIFHLYELDGISSNIMKQWEGMIELLGSESKPVGGLEFLHKYKDFKESLQKVSGGKSTELARQVVGSLMLLPTPCDKHPSTWENHPQKLVVKDNTLTSLSCELKFNFLSEE encoded by the exons ATGCTTGTAAAACGTAAGCTTCAAATCTTCGTCTCGAATAAGAAAAGACATTTTCACGCTGCGAATCTTCGTCTGAAACCAATTTTGCTCTTCTATTGTGCATCTCTCAATCACAACGTTCAATTA ATagctccaatatatttttcattgtgCATGAAGCAAGGAATGGGCTTGTTAGAGAATTCATTGTATAGGCAATTTGTTCAACACAATAATGTGTTGCTTAAG AACATTGAAATATTCCACTTGTATGAGCTTGATGGTATTAGTTCAAACATTATGAAG CAATGGGAAGGCATGATTGAACTTCTAGGTTCTGAATCTAAGCCTGTTGGGGGTCTTGAGTTTTTGCACAA gTATAAGGATTTCAAGGAATCCCTTCAGAAGGTATCTGGTGGAAAATCAACTGAGCTAGCCAGGCAGGTTGTAGGCTCCCTCATGCTG TTGCCAACACCTTGTGATAAGCACCCAAGCACTTGGGAAAACCATCCTCAAAAGCTAGTTGTTAAGGATAATACACTCACCAGCTTATCATGTGAGctgaaatttaactttttatcagAAGAATGA
- the LOC114187263 gene encoding nuclear pore complex protein NUP85-like isoform X1 — translation MLVKRKLQIFVSNKKRHFHAANLRLKPILLFYCASLNHNVQLIAPIYFSLCMKQGMGLLENSLYRQFVQHNNVLLKNIEIFHLYELDGISSNIMKQWEGMIELLGSESKPVGGLEFLHKYKDFKESLQKVSGGKSTELASNGRSCTVNTIFWNTIQLLFPQEIEARKVVGSLNSEQKAQKLSLETIFYANLRNTSIQPSGGASSINNSRRVVALTTTTQEDEDVALAIRFQRNIDEQSPRTT, via the exons ATGCTTGTAAAACGTAAGCTTCAAATCTTCGTCTCGAATAAGAAAAGACATTTTCACGCTGCGAATCTTCGTCTGAAACCAATTTTGCTCTTCTATTGTGCATCTCTCAATCACAACGTTCAATTA ATagctccaatatatttttcattgtgCATGAAGCAAGGAATGGGCTTGTTAGAGAATTCATTGTATAGGCAATTTGTTCAACACAATAATGTGTTGCTTAAG AACATTGAAATATTCCACTTGTATGAGCTTGATGGTATTAGTTCAAACATTATGAAG CAATGGGAAGGCATGATTGAACTTCTAGGTTCTGAATCTAAGCCTGTTGGGGGTCTTGAGTTTTTGCACAA gTATAAGGATTTCAAGGAATCCCTTCAGAAGGTATCTGGTGGAAAATCAACTGAGCTAGCCAG CAATGGACGATCATGCACTGTAAACACAATCTTCTGGAACACAATCCAGCTCCTGTTTCCCCAAGAAATTGAGGCAAGAAAAGTAGTTGGCTCCTTAAATAGTGAGCAAAAAGCTCAAAAATTAAGTcttgaaacaatattttatgCTAACCTAAGGAATACAAGCATACAACCTTCTGGTGGGGCATCAAGCATAAACAATTCAAGGAGGGTTGTGGCACTGACAACAACAACACAGGAGGATGAGGATGTTGCATTGGCTATAAGGTTCCAGAGAAATATTGATGAACAAAGCCCAAGAACAACTTGA
- the LOC114187263 gene encoding nuclear pore complex protein NUP85-like isoform X2 produces MLVKRKLQIFVSNKKRHFHAANLRLKPILLFYCASLNHNVQLIAPIYFSLCMKQGMGLLENSLYRQFVQHNNVLLKQWEGMIELLGSESKPVGGLEFLHKYKDFKESLQKVSGGKSTELASNGRSCTVNTIFWNTIQLLFPQEIEARKVVGSLNSEQKAQKLSLETIFYANLRNTSIQPSGGASSINNSRRVVALTTTTQEDEDVALAIRFQRNIDEQSPRTT; encoded by the exons ATGCTTGTAAAACGTAAGCTTCAAATCTTCGTCTCGAATAAGAAAAGACATTTTCACGCTGCGAATCTTCGTCTGAAACCAATTTTGCTCTTCTATTGTGCATCTCTCAATCACAACGTTCAATTA ATagctccaatatatttttcattgtgCATGAAGCAAGGAATGGGCTTGTTAGAGAATTCATTGTATAGGCAATTTGTTCAACACAATAATGTGTTGCTTAAG CAATGGGAAGGCATGATTGAACTTCTAGGTTCTGAATCTAAGCCTGTTGGGGGTCTTGAGTTTTTGCACAA gTATAAGGATTTCAAGGAATCCCTTCAGAAGGTATCTGGTGGAAAATCAACTGAGCTAGCCAG CAATGGACGATCATGCACTGTAAACACAATCTTCTGGAACACAATCCAGCTCCTGTTTCCCCAAGAAATTGAGGCAAGAAAAGTAGTTGGCTCCTTAAATAGTGAGCAAAAAGCTCAAAAATTAAGTcttgaaacaatattttatgCTAACCTAAGGAATACAAGCATACAACCTTCTGGTGGGGCATCAAGCATAAACAATTCAAGGAGGGTTGTGGCACTGACAACAACAACACAGGAGGATGAGGATGTTGCATTGGCTATAAGGTTCCAGAGAAATATTGATGAACAAAGCCCAAGAACAACTTGA
- the LOC114187263 gene encoding nuclear pore complex protein NUP85-like isoform X5: MLVKRKLQIFVSNKKRHFHAANLRLKPILLFYCASLNHNVQLIAPIYFSLCMKQGMGLLENSLYRQFVQHNNVLLKNIEIFHLYELDGISSNIMKQWEGMIELLGSESKPVGGLEFLHKYKDFKESLQKVSGGKSTELARQVVGSLMLQWTIMHCKHNLLEHNPAPVSPRN, translated from the exons ATGCTTGTAAAACGTAAGCTTCAAATCTTCGTCTCGAATAAGAAAAGACATTTTCACGCTGCGAATCTTCGTCTGAAACCAATTTTGCTCTTCTATTGTGCATCTCTCAATCACAACGTTCAATTA ATagctccaatatatttttcattgtgCATGAAGCAAGGAATGGGCTTGTTAGAGAATTCATTGTATAGGCAATTTGTTCAACACAATAATGTGTTGCTTAAG AACATTGAAATATTCCACTTGTATGAGCTTGATGGTATTAGTTCAAACATTATGAAG CAATGGGAAGGCATGATTGAACTTCTAGGTTCTGAATCTAAGCCTGTTGGGGGTCTTGAGTTTTTGCACAA gTATAAGGATTTCAAGGAATCCCTTCAGAAGGTATCTGGTGGAAAATCAACTGAGCTAGCCAGGCAGGTTGTAGGCTCCCTCATGCTG CAATGGACGATCATGCACTGTAAACACAATCTTCTGGAACACAATCCAGCTCCTGTTTCCCCAAGAAATTGA